In a genomic window of Vigna angularis cultivar LongXiaoDou No.4 chromosome 6, ASM1680809v1, whole genome shotgun sequence:
- the LOC108342270 gene encoding uncharacterized protein LOC108342270 → MIAGCFSFRQPNTTSSSSGSSYCSQVPQNVVTCIYQTQLCNSPTYLTLSWSKALFSHSLTVSAADAFSVTISLNSSTTLSFFTRHGVKSIRHRKIKLHWNFTRAEFAQNSAEPESRFYLAITHNGKLQFFLGDLLRDLTRRRKMLGKGESDNLVEPVLLSRREHVFGSRCYVSRAVFMGSKHVIEIECGGGGGAMRVKVDGETRLVVKRLAWKFRGYEKILIDGIEVEFYWDVLSWVVNDDGEKKNGHGVFVFQVGDGAVWPEMAVAERKLIKKSVSGSSVLQWAEESSECGRSSCSSSTKSCGSNATGFSLLLYAWTVN, encoded by the coding sequence ATGATCGCAGGTTGTTTCAGTTTCAGACAACCCAAcacaacttcttcttcttcaggcAGCAGTTACTGTTCTCAAGTTCCTCAGAATGTGGTAACATGCATATACCAAACTCAACTATGCAACTCCCCCACTTATCTCACTCTCAGTTGGTCCAAAGcccttttctctcactctctaaCGGTTTCCGCCGCAGATGCCTTTTCCGTCACAATTTCTCTTAACTCTTCAACAACGCTCTCTTTCTTCACACGCCACGGTGTAAAATCCATACGCCACCGCAAAATCAAGCTCCACTGGAACTTCACGCGCGCTGAGTTCGCACAAAACTCCGCCGAACCGGAATCGCGGTTCTACCTCGCGATCACCCACAATGGCAAGCTCCAATTTTTCCTCGGCGATCTTCTCCGCGATCTAACCCGGCGGCGCAAGATGTTGGGCAAGGGCGAAAGCGACAACCTCGTTGAGCCGGTTCTGCTGTCGAGGAGAGAGCACGTGTTCGGAAGCAGATGCTACGTGTCGCGTGCGGTGTTCATGGGGTCCAAGCACGTGATAGAGATCGAGTGCGGCGGCGGCGGGGGTGCGATGCGCGTGAAAGTGGACGGCGAGACGCGGCTGGTGGTGAAACGGTTGGCGTGGAAGTTCCGAGGGTACGAGAAAATATTGATCGACGGAATCGAAGTGGAGTTTTATTGGGACGTGTTGAGTTGGGTGGTTAACGACGACGGTGAGAAGAAGAATGGTCACGGTGTTTTTGTGTTTCAAGTGGGGGACGGAGCGGTGTGGCCGGAAATGGCGGTGGCGGAAAGGAAGTTAATAAAGAAAAGCGTTTCGGGTTCAAGCGTGTTGCAGTGGGCAGAGGAGAGCAGTGAGTGTGGGAGATCTTCGTGTTCTTCATCCACGAAATCTTGTGGTAGCAATGCCACTGGTTTCTCTCTGTTGCTTTATGCTTGGACCGTAAATTGA
- the LOC108343328 gene encoding probable serine/threonine-protein kinase WNK9 isoform X3 yields MNELQTDSSAFSEFVEVDPTGRYGRYNEILGKGASKTVYRAFDEYQGIEVAWNQVKLYDFLQSPEDLERLYCEIHLLKTLKHKNIMKFYTSWVDTANRNINFVTEMFTSGTLRQYRQKHKRVNIRAVKHWCRQILRGLHYLHSHDPPVIHRDLKCDNIFVNGNQGEVKIGDLGLAAILRKSHAAHCVGMSISCHIKEPNKKNLTNSNSGCDYFICHFCISTGTPEFMAPEVYEESYNELVDIYSFGMCVLEMVTFEYPYSECSHPAQIYKKVISGKKPEALYKVKDPEVREFVEKCLATVSLRLSARELLDDPFLQIDDYEYDLGPVESGAFDGKGPIIHQPFFNLHRSYSNMSTEHSNCFEYEGDWISHPVEIEPNGIELFKCRDDDEASEEDVDISIKGKKKDDGGIFLRLRIADKEGHIRNIYFPFDIEMDTALSVATEMVAELDITDQDVTSIADMIDGEIASLVPEWKPGPGIEEPNHFVNNFFCHNCVSNDASGGSIMDFHSHNQVGKNSQLPQCCRHGCTSMHGRFEEITFPSEYDNHVRGDTVTSIESNQPESQHYQELWNHQESCELSSVESDQSHSDEQYEQLDKSVLAEDKGKGVLENKFAHDPGNPPPSLSGNYLSTISLLCPGSGSEYEIEVQQELRWLKAKLQMESRDLRDKRFGAAAKSSSHSSNKVHKTEQGIVLPLTETVNGVKNGIHLKPLCNFWDYDSSYRSLIQKSHSNLDIQSLQNCEVMCSHKEGIIRATAKSFYTGSLRDTPYRTVSLPVDAVDI; encoded by the exons ATGAATGAACTTCAAACAGATTCCTCTGCCTTTTCGGAGTTCGTCGAAGTTGATCCAACTGGCAGATACGGCAGA TACAATGAAATCCTCGGCAAAGGAGCTTCCAAGACAGT GTATAGAGCATTTGATGAGTATCAAGGGATTGAAGTTGCTTGGAACCAAGTCAAGTTGTATGATTTTCTGCAGAGTCCCGAAGATCTCGAGAGGCTTTACTGTGAAATTCATCTTCTCAAAACGCTGAAGCACAAAAACATAATGAAGTTTTACACGTCTTGGGTTGATACTGCTAATAGGAATATCAACTTTGTGACTGAAATGTTCACTTCTGGCACCCTTAGGCA GTATAGACAAAAGCACAAAAGAGTTAACATTAGGGCTGTGAAGCATTGGTGTAGACAGATCCTGAGAGGGCTTCACTATCTTCATAGCCATGATCCACCTGTGATCCATAGAGATCTAAAATGTGATaatatttttgtgaatggaaaCCAAGGGGAAGTTAAGATTGGGGATCTTGGGTTGGCAGCAATTCTGCGCAAGTCTCATGCTGCTCATTGTGTAGGTATGTCTATTTCATGTCATATAAAAGAACCTAACAAGAAAAACCTGACCAATTCTAACTCCGGTTGCGATTA TTTTATCTGTCACTTCTGTATTTCCACAGGAACGCCTGAATTCATGGCACCAGAAGTTTATGAAGAATCCTATAACGAATTAGTTGACATATATTCCTTTGGGATGTGTGTGTTAGAAATGGTTACATTTGAATATCCTTATAGTGAATGTAGTCATCCAGCGCAAATCTACAAGAAAGTTATTTCT GGGAAGAAACCAGAAGCCTTGTATAAAGTGAAAGATCCAGAAGTGCGAGAATTTGTTGAGAAATGTCTGGCAACAGTGTCTCTAAGGCTCTCTGCAAGGGAGCTTCTAGATGATCCTTTTCTTCAGATTGATGATTATGAGTATGATTTGGGGCCTGTGGAGAGTGGAGCATTTGATGGCAAGGGTCCTATTATCCATCAGCCATTTTTTAATCTTCACCGAAGCTATAGTAACATGAGTACTGAACACTCAAATTGCTTTGAATATGAAGGAGACTGGATTTCTCATCCGGTTGAGATTGAACCTAATGGAATTGAACTTTTCAAGTGCCGTGATGATGATGAAGCGTCCGAAGAAGATGTTGACATAAGCATCAagggaaagaagaaagatgatGGTGGAATTTTCTTGAGATTAAGAATTGCAGACAAAGAAG GACATATTCGAAATATTTATTTCCCATTTGACATAGAGATGGACACAGCATTAAGTGTAGCAACTGAAATGGTAGCAGAACTTGACATTACTGATCAGGATGTTACCAGCATAGCTGATATGATAGATGGGGAAATTGCTTCCTTGGTACCTGAATGGAAACCAGGACCAGGAATTGAAGAACCTAACCATTTTGTAAACAATTTCTTTTGTCACAATTGTGTGTCTAATGATGCTTCTGGTGGGAGTATTATGGATTTTCATTCACATAATCAAGTTGGAAAGAACTCTCAGCTTCCTCAATGCTGTAGGCATGGTTGTACTTCGATGCATGGCCGGTTCGAGGAGATAACATTCCCATCTGAGTATGACAATCATGTTAGAGGGGACACAGTCACATCTATTGAATCAAACCAACCGGAGAGCCAGCACTATCAGGAGCTATGGAATCATCAAGAAAGTTGTGAACTGAGTTCAGTAGAGTCTGATCAAAGCCATTCTGATGAGCAATATGAACAGCTAGATAAATCAGTATTGGCAGAAGACAAAGGAAAGGGTGTTTTGGAAAACAAGTTTGCACATGATCCAGGAAACCCCCCACCAAGTTTATCTGGGAATTATTTGTCTACTATCAGTTTGTTATGTCCTGGTTCAGGGAGTGAATATGAGATAGAGGTTCAACAAGAACTGAGATGGCTCAAAGCAAAACTCCAAATGGAGTCAAGGGATCTCAGGGATAAAAGGTTTGGTGCAGCAGCCAAATCTTCTTCACATTCTAGTAACAAAGTCCACAAAACAGAACAAGGCATTGTGCTACCATTGACAGAAACAGTAAACGGAGTGAAAAATGGAATTCACTTGAAACCCCTCTGTAATTTCTGGGATTATGATTCCAGTTACCGTTCTCTAATCCAAAAGAGCCACTCCAATTTGGACATCCAAAGTCTCCAAAATTGTGAGGTGATGTGTTCTCACAAAGAAGGTATTATTAGGGCTACTGCCAAGAGTTTTTACACAGGGTCACTTCGAGACACTCCATACAGAACAGTTTCCCTTCCCGTTGATGCTGTGGATATATAA
- the LOC108341930 gene encoding DNA damage-repair/toleration protein DRT102, producing MAAEPTRPAKIIAAADDFGTPLKDALVAHLRSLSIEVEDLGTSSYYSAGAEVGRRVSQSSAVRGLVACGTGAGVSIFANKFPGVYAATCLTPSDAINARSINNSNVLAVSGKYTTPEAAIEILDTWLNTPFKSACPANEGEPWPREIQTFLDHSLVEMPEIGKGGAFDTCAVCCLVKNRELNPIELIPGGSMKIVRETPTSAFVRFKAGSVEPAHHHTFGHDLVVLEGKKSVWNLTKEERYDLTVGDYLFTPAGDVHRVKYHEDTEFFIKWDGHWDMFFDEDLDTAKKAIDKDLTLTNSTVS from the coding sequence ATGGCTGCAGAACCCACGCGCCCCGCCAAAATCATCGCCGCCGCCGATGATTTCGGAACTCCTCTCAAAGACGCCCTCGTCGCACACCTCCGCTCCCTCAGCATAGAAGTCGAGGATCTCGGAACCTCTTCCTACTACTCCGCCGGAGCCGAGGTCGGTCGCCGAGTCTCCCAATCCTCCGCCGTCCGCGGCCTCGTCGCCTGCGGCACAGGCGCCGGCGTCTCTATCTTCGCCAACAAATTCCCTGGCGTCTACGCGGCCACCTGCCTCACCCCTTCCGACGCCATCAACGCCCGCTCCATCAACAACTCCAACGTACTCGCCGTTTCCGGCAAGTACACAACGCCGGAAGCCGCAATCGAGATCCTGGACACGTGGCTGAACACGCCGTTTAAGTCCGCGTGTCCCGCCAACGAGGGCGAGCCCTGGCCGCGGGAGATCCAGACGTTTCTGGACCACTCACTGGTGGAGATGCCGGAGATCGGTAAAGGAGGAGCGTTCGATACGTGCGCAGTGTGCTGTCTGGTGAAGAACCGGGAACTGAATCCGATCGAGTTGATTCCGGGTGGTTCGATGAAGATCGTGAGGGAGACTCCGACGTCAGCGTTCGTGAGGTTCAAGGCCGGAAGCGTGGAGCCCGCGCACCACCACACATTCGGGCACGACTTGGTGGTGTTGGAAGGGAAGAAGAGCGTTTGGAATCTGACGAAGGAAGAGAGATACGATCTGACGGTTGGGGATTACTTGTTCACTCCCGCAGGCGATGTGCATAGGGTTAAGTACCACGAGGATACTGAGTTTTTCATCAAGTGGGATGGGCATTGGGATATGTTCTTCGATGAGGATCTTGACACTGCCAAAAAAGCTATCGATAAGGACTTAACTTTAACCAACTCCACCGTTTCTTAA
- the LOC108343328 gene encoding serine/threonine-protein kinase WNK1 isoform X2 — translation MAPEVYEESYNELVDIYSFGMCVLEMVTFEYPYSECSHPAQIYKKVISGKKPEALYKVKDPEVREFVEKCLATVSLRLSARELLDDPFLQIDDYEYDLGPVESGAFDGKGPIIHQPFFNLHRSYSNMSTEHSNCFEYEGDWISHPVEIEPNGIELFKCRDDDEASEEDVDISIKGKKKDDGGIFLRLRIADKEGHIRNIYFPFDIEMDTALSVATEMVAELDITDQDVTSIADMIDGEIASLVPEWKPGPGIEEPNHFVNNFFCHNCVSNDASGGSIMDFHSHNQVGKNSQLPQCCRHGCTSMHGRFEEITFPSEYDNHVRGDTVTSIESNQPESQHYQELWNHQESCELSSVESDQSHSDEQYEQLDKSVLAEDKGKGVLENKFAHDPGNPPPSLSGNYLSTISLLCPGSGSEYEIEVQQELRWLKAKLQMESRDLRDKRFGAAAKSSSHSSNKVHKTEQGIVLPLTETVNGVKNGIHLKPLCNFWDYDSSYRSLIQKSHSNLDIQSLQNCEVMCSHKEGIIRATAKSFYTGSLRDTPYRTVSLPVDAVDI, via the exons ATGGCACCAGAAGTTTATGAAGAATCCTATAACGAATTAGTTGACATATATTCCTTTGGGATGTGTGTGTTAGAAATGGTTACATTTGAATATCCTTATAGTGAATGTAGTCATCCAGCGCAAATCTACAAGAAAGTTATTTCT GGGAAGAAACCAGAAGCCTTGTATAAAGTGAAAGATCCAGAAGTGCGAGAATTTGTTGAGAAATGTCTGGCAACAGTGTCTCTAAGGCTCTCTGCAAGGGAGCTTCTAGATGATCCTTTTCTTCAGATTGATGATTATGAGTATGATTTGGGGCCTGTGGAGAGTGGAGCATTTGATGGCAAGGGTCCTATTATCCATCAGCCATTTTTTAATCTTCACCGAAGCTATAGTAACATGAGTACTGAACACTCAAATTGCTTTGAATATGAAGGAGACTGGATTTCTCATCCGGTTGAGATTGAACCTAATGGAATTGAACTTTTCAAGTGCCGTGATGATGATGAAGCGTCCGAAGAAGATGTTGACATAAGCATCAagggaaagaagaaagatgatGGTGGAATTTTCTTGAGATTAAGAATTGCAGACAAAGAAG GACATATTCGAAATATTTATTTCCCATTTGACATAGAGATGGACACAGCATTAAGTGTAGCAACTGAAATGGTAGCAGAACTTGACATTACTGATCAGGATGTTACCAGCATAGCTGATATGATAGATGGGGAAATTGCTTCCTTGGTACCTGAATGGAAACCAGGACCAGGAATTGAAGAACCTAACCATTTTGTAAACAATTTCTTTTGTCACAATTGTGTGTCTAATGATGCTTCTGGTGGGAGTATTATGGATTTTCATTCACATAATCAAGTTGGAAAGAACTCTCAGCTTCCTCAATGCTGTAGGCATGGTTGTACTTCGATGCATGGCCGGTTCGAGGAGATAACATTCCCATCTGAGTATGACAATCATGTTAGAGGGGACACAGTCACATCTATTGAATCAAACCAACCGGAGAGCCAGCACTATCAGGAGCTATGGAATCATCAAGAAAGTTGTGAACTGAGTTCAGTAGAGTCTGATCAAAGCCATTCTGATGAGCAATATGAACAGCTAGATAAATCAGTATTGGCAGAAGACAAAGGAAAGGGTGTTTTGGAAAACAAGTTTGCACATGATCCAGGAAACCCCCCACCAAGTTTATCTGGGAATTATTTGTCTACTATCAGTTTGTTATGTCCTGGTTCAGGGAGTGAATATGAGATAGAGGTTCAACAAGAACTGAGATGGCTCAAAGCAAAACTCCAAATGGAGTCAAGGGATCTCAGGGATAAAAGGTTTGGTGCAGCAGCCAAATCTTCTTCACATTCTAGTAACAAAGTCCACAAAACAGAACAAGGCATTGTGCTACCATTGACAGAAACAGTAAACGGAGTGAAAAATGGAATTCACTTGAAACCCCTCTGTAATTTCTGGGATTATGATTCCAGTTACCGTTCTCTAATCCAAAAGAGCCACTCCAATTTGGACATCCAAAGTCTCCAAAATTGTGAGGTGATGTGTTCTCACAAAGAAGGTATTATTAGGGCTACTGCCAAGAGTTTTTACACAGGGTCACTTCGAGACACTCCATACAGAACAGTTTCCCTTCCCGTTGATGCTGTGGATATATAA
- the LOC108343328 gene encoding probable serine/threonine-protein kinase WNK9 isoform X1: MNELQTDSSAFSEFVEVDPTGRYGRYNEILGKGASKTVYRAFDEYQGIEVAWNQVKLYDFLQSPEDLERLYCEIHLLKTLKHKNIMKFYTSWVDTANRNINFVTEMFTSGTLRQYRQKHKRVNIRAVKHWCRQILRGLHYLHSHDPPVIHRDLKCDNIFVNGNQGEVKIGDLGLAAILRKSHAAHCVGTPEFMAPEVYEESYNELVDIYSFGMCVLEMVTFEYPYSECSHPAQIYKKVISGKKPEALYKVKDPEVREFVEKCLATVSLRLSARELLDDPFLQIDDYEYDLGPVESGAFDGKGPIIHQPFFNLHRSYSNMSTEHSNCFEYEGDWISHPVEIEPNGIELFKCRDDDEASEEDVDISIKGKKKDDGGIFLRLRIADKEGHIRNIYFPFDIEMDTALSVATEMVAELDITDQDVTSIADMIDGEIASLVPEWKPGPGIEEPNHFVNNFFCHNCVSNDASGGSIMDFHSHNQVGKNSQLPQCCRHGCTSMHGRFEEITFPSEYDNHVRGDTVTSIESNQPESQHYQELWNHQESCELSSVESDQSHSDEQYEQLDKSVLAEDKGKGVLENKFAHDPGNPPPSLSGNYLSTISLLCPGSGSEYEIEVQQELRWLKAKLQMESRDLRDKRFGAAAKSSSHSSNKVHKTEQGIVLPLTETVNGVKNGIHLKPLCNFWDYDSSYRSLIQKSHSNLDIQSLQNCEVMCSHKEGIIRATAKSFYTGSLRDTPYRTVSLPVDAVDI; this comes from the exons ATGAATGAACTTCAAACAGATTCCTCTGCCTTTTCGGAGTTCGTCGAAGTTGATCCAACTGGCAGATACGGCAGA TACAATGAAATCCTCGGCAAAGGAGCTTCCAAGACAGT GTATAGAGCATTTGATGAGTATCAAGGGATTGAAGTTGCTTGGAACCAAGTCAAGTTGTATGATTTTCTGCAGAGTCCCGAAGATCTCGAGAGGCTTTACTGTGAAATTCATCTTCTCAAAACGCTGAAGCACAAAAACATAATGAAGTTTTACACGTCTTGGGTTGATACTGCTAATAGGAATATCAACTTTGTGACTGAAATGTTCACTTCTGGCACCCTTAGGCA GTATAGACAAAAGCACAAAAGAGTTAACATTAGGGCTGTGAAGCATTGGTGTAGACAGATCCTGAGAGGGCTTCACTATCTTCATAGCCATGATCCACCTGTGATCCATAGAGATCTAAAATGTGATaatatttttgtgaatggaaaCCAAGGGGAAGTTAAGATTGGGGATCTTGGGTTGGCAGCAATTCTGCGCAAGTCTCATGCTGCTCATTGTGTAG GAACGCCTGAATTCATGGCACCAGAAGTTTATGAAGAATCCTATAACGAATTAGTTGACATATATTCCTTTGGGATGTGTGTGTTAGAAATGGTTACATTTGAATATCCTTATAGTGAATGTAGTCATCCAGCGCAAATCTACAAGAAAGTTATTTCT GGGAAGAAACCAGAAGCCTTGTATAAAGTGAAAGATCCAGAAGTGCGAGAATTTGTTGAGAAATGTCTGGCAACAGTGTCTCTAAGGCTCTCTGCAAGGGAGCTTCTAGATGATCCTTTTCTTCAGATTGATGATTATGAGTATGATTTGGGGCCTGTGGAGAGTGGAGCATTTGATGGCAAGGGTCCTATTATCCATCAGCCATTTTTTAATCTTCACCGAAGCTATAGTAACATGAGTACTGAACACTCAAATTGCTTTGAATATGAAGGAGACTGGATTTCTCATCCGGTTGAGATTGAACCTAATGGAATTGAACTTTTCAAGTGCCGTGATGATGATGAAGCGTCCGAAGAAGATGTTGACATAAGCATCAagggaaagaagaaagatgatGGTGGAATTTTCTTGAGATTAAGAATTGCAGACAAAGAAG GACATATTCGAAATATTTATTTCCCATTTGACATAGAGATGGACACAGCATTAAGTGTAGCAACTGAAATGGTAGCAGAACTTGACATTACTGATCAGGATGTTACCAGCATAGCTGATATGATAGATGGGGAAATTGCTTCCTTGGTACCTGAATGGAAACCAGGACCAGGAATTGAAGAACCTAACCATTTTGTAAACAATTTCTTTTGTCACAATTGTGTGTCTAATGATGCTTCTGGTGGGAGTATTATGGATTTTCATTCACATAATCAAGTTGGAAAGAACTCTCAGCTTCCTCAATGCTGTAGGCATGGTTGTACTTCGATGCATGGCCGGTTCGAGGAGATAACATTCCCATCTGAGTATGACAATCATGTTAGAGGGGACACAGTCACATCTATTGAATCAAACCAACCGGAGAGCCAGCACTATCAGGAGCTATGGAATCATCAAGAAAGTTGTGAACTGAGTTCAGTAGAGTCTGATCAAAGCCATTCTGATGAGCAATATGAACAGCTAGATAAATCAGTATTGGCAGAAGACAAAGGAAAGGGTGTTTTGGAAAACAAGTTTGCACATGATCCAGGAAACCCCCCACCAAGTTTATCTGGGAATTATTTGTCTACTATCAGTTTGTTATGTCCTGGTTCAGGGAGTGAATATGAGATAGAGGTTCAACAAGAACTGAGATGGCTCAAAGCAAAACTCCAAATGGAGTCAAGGGATCTCAGGGATAAAAGGTTTGGTGCAGCAGCCAAATCTTCTTCACATTCTAGTAACAAAGTCCACAAAACAGAACAAGGCATTGTGCTACCATTGACAGAAACAGTAAACGGAGTGAAAAATGGAATTCACTTGAAACCCCTCTGTAATTTCTGGGATTATGATTCCAGTTACCGTTCTCTAATCCAAAAGAGCCACTCCAATTTGGACATCCAAAGTCTCCAAAATTGTGAGGTGATGTGTTCTCACAAAGAAGGTATTATTAGGGCTACTGCCAAGAGTTTTTACACAGGGTCACTTCGAGACACTCCATACAGAACAGTTTCCCTTCCCGTTGATGCTGTGGATATATAA
- the LOC108343491 gene encoding uncharacterized protein LOC108343491, with product MTMPLTLLLQPNLSHFKSTQLPPLPRRTNFDSLVPIPDSKRRVFTVKCLSSRNSQNMSSSQSAWEVLSSTLSNTLKALKKPAIAALLVGLLLMYDPNSAFAASGGRMGGRSFSSSSSSSSSRSYSVPRTSGSGFSYSAPYYAPSPFGGVYVGPAVGVGVGAGSSFFFILAGFMAFVLVSGFLSDRSEGSVLTAADKTTVLKLQVGLLGMGRTLQRDLNRIAEVADTSTPQGLHFVLTETTLALLRHPDYCISAYSSVDIKRGIEDGEKRFNQLSIEERGKFDEETLVNVNSIKRQSTRSQRANGFSNEYIVITILAAAEGEHKLPTINGSGNLKDALQKLASIPSSKLLAVEVLWTPQNENDTLSERELLEDYPLLRPL from the exons ATGACCATGCCATTAACGCTCTTGCTCCAACCGAATCTCTCCCACTTCAAATCCACCCAATTGCCTCCTCTTCCTCGTCGCACGAACTTCGATAGCCTCGTTCCAATACCAGACTCTAAACGCCGCGTTTTCACTGTAAAATGTCTCTCATCGCGCAATTCCCAAAACATGTCTAGTTCGCAATCGGCGTGGGAGGTTCTCTCGAGCACACTGTCGAACACGTTGAAGGCGCTGAAGAAACCGGCAATAGCCGCGCTCTTGGTGGGGCTGTTATTAATGTACGATCCAAATTCTGCATTCGCGGCTTCTGGAGGAAGAATGGGAGGAAGgtcgttttcttcttcttcgtcttcttcttcgtcGAGGAGTTATTCAGTGCCGAGGACTTCGGGGTCGGGGTTCTCCTATTCGGCGCCGTATTACGCACCTTCTCCATTCGGTGGGGTTTATGTGGGGCCCGCCGTAGGGGTGGGAGTGGGTGCGGGTTCgagtttcttttttatcttagcGGGGTTTATGGCCTTTGTTTTGGTTTCTGGCTTTCTTTCGGATCGCTCCGAGGGTAGTGTGCTTACTGCTGCTGACAAAACCACCGTGCTAAAGCTTCAG GTTGGATTGTTGGGGATGGGTCGCACACTTCAAAGGGATCTGAATAGGATTGCAGAAGTTGCTGATACATCAACTCCACAAGGGCTGCATTTTGTGTTGACAG AGACAACCCTAGCTTTGCTTCGGCACCCTGATTACTGTATCTCAGCGTATTCATCT GTGGACATAAAGCGGGGTATTGAAGACGGGGAGAAACGTTTTAATCAACTTTCAATTGAAGAGCGGGGAAAGTTTGATGAAGAAACTCTGGTCAATGTCAATAGTATAAAGAGACAAAGCACAAGAAGCCAGAGAGCTAATGGGTTCAGCAATGAATACATCGtg ATAACAATCTTGGCAGCTGCCGAAGGAGAGCATAAACTTCCTACCATCAATGGAAGTGGAAACTTGAAGGACGCTTTACAGAAACTTGCATCCATTCCATCGAGCAAATTATTG GCAGTTGAGGTGTTATGGACACCCCAGAATGAGAACGATACTCTCTCAGAACGGGAATTACTTGAAGATTACCCACTTTTGCGGCCATTGTAG
- the LOC108341866 gene encoding 40S ribosomal protein S24-1: protein MADKAVTIRTRKFMTNRLLSRKQFVVDVLHPGRANVSKAELKEKLARMYDVKDPNTVFVFKFRTHFGGGKSTGFGLIYDSVDNAKKYEPKYRLIRNGLDTKVEKSRKQMKERKNRAKKIRGVKKTKASDAAKAGKKK from the exons ATGGCGGACAAGGCTGTTACAATCCGAACTCGCAAGTTCATGACTAACAGGCTTCTTTCCAGGAAGCAGTTT GTTGTGGACGTACTTCATCCAGGGAGGGCAAATGTTTCCAAG GCTGAACTCAAGGAGAAGCTTGCTAGAATGTACGACGTCAAAGACCCAAACACTGTATTCGTCTTCAAATTCCGAACACATTTTGGTGGTGGCAAATCTACTGGTTTTGGTTTGATTTATGATTCAGTCGACAATGCAAAGAAGTACGAGCCCAAGTACAGGCTTATCAGG AATGGTCTTGACACTAAGGTAGAAAAGTCGAGGAAACAAATGAAGGAGAGGAAAAACAGAGCAAAGAAGATTCGTGGAGTAAAGAAg ACGAAGGCTTCTGATGCTGCTAAGGCTGGAAAGAAGAAATAA